From Alkalinema sp. FACHB-956, one genomic window encodes:
- a CDS encoding response regulator, which yields MITATVTQTICILLVDDNPTNLKVLSEAIQGNSWKALMATDGESAIEQAEYAHPDLILLDVMMPGIDGFETCRRLKINPLTQDIPIIFMTALSETMDKVRGLELGAVDYITKPFQQEEVIARLKLHLQISQLTHTLEQRVQERTAELSQSLAQLQQAQVQLVQSEKMSMLGQLVAGIGHEINNPIGFIRGNITPMQDYIQDLFDLIHLYQEKFPDPGTEILDLAEMIDIDYLAEDLPKIMRSMEQGVDRLQEISLSLRTFARADIASKIEFSLHEGIDSTIMLLRHRLKANEKRPEIVIVKQFEPVPPISCHPGQLNQVFMNIIANAIDAFDDLNQNRSYKEIEACPNVITITITLDESKKNAVVRIQDNGMGIPAELQNQIFEASFTTKAVGKGTGLGLAISHQIIVDKHHGQLHCVTKPNVGTEFIITLPVV from the coding sequence GTGATTACGGCGACCGTGACTCAAACGATTTGTATCCTATTGGTGGATGATAATCCAACCAACTTAAAAGTGCTGTCAGAGGCAATTCAAGGGAATAGCTGGAAGGCGTTAATGGCCACCGATGGGGAGTCGGCGATCGAACAAGCGGAATATGCCCATCCCGATCTGATTCTGTTGGACGTGATGATGCCTGGGATTGATGGCTTTGAAACCTGCCGCAGACTCAAAATCAATCCCCTAACACAGGATATTCCGATCATTTTTATGACGGCACTGTCCGAAACGATGGATAAAGTCCGGGGACTCGAATTGGGGGCAGTGGACTACATCACGAAACCCTTCCAGCAGGAAGAAGTCATTGCTCGCCTCAAGCTCCATCTGCAAATTTCCCAACTGACCCATACGTTGGAACAACGGGTACAGGAACGGACTGCCGAACTCTCCCAGTCCCTCGCCCAGTTGCAACAGGCTCAAGTGCAATTGGTACAAAGTGAAAAAATGTCCATGCTGGGACAACTGGTGGCTGGGATTGGCCATGAGATTAACAACCCGATCGGGTTTATTCGGGGCAACATTACGCCCATGCAGGACTACATTCAAGATTTATTTGATTTGATCCATCTCTATCAGGAGAAGTTTCCCGATCCTGGCACGGAAATTCTCGATCTAGCGGAGATGATTGATATTGATTATCTGGCGGAAGATTTACCCAAGATTATGCGATCGATGGAGCAGGGGGTCGATCGGCTTCAAGAGATTAGTCTATCGCTGAGAACCTTTGCCCGAGCAGATATCGCGTCTAAGATAGAATTTTCTTTGCATGAGGGAATCGATAGCACCATCATGCTGCTGAGACATCGCCTCAAGGCCAATGAGAAACGGCCTGAAATAGTGATTGTTAAGCAGTTTGAGCCAGTTCCGCCGATTAGTTGCCATCCTGGTCAGCTCAACCAGGTCTTTATGAATATTATTGCCAATGCGATCGATGCCTTTGATGATCTGAATCAAAATCGTTCCTATAAAGAAATTGAAGCCTGCCCCAACGTCATCACCATTACGATTACCTTAGATGAGTCTAAGAAAAATGCGGTTGTGCGGATTCAAGACAATGGGATGGGAATTCCGGCGGAATTGCAGAACCAAATTTTTGAGGCATCCTTTACAACGAAAGCAGTCGGTAAAGGGACTGGCTTAGGGTTGGCGATCAGTCACCAAATCATTGTAGACAAGCATCATGGCCAGTTACATTGCGTGACTAAACCGAATGTAGGAACTGAGTTTATTATTACCTTACCCGTTGTTTAG
- a CDS encoding adenylate/guanylate cyclase domain-containing protein, whose protein sequence is MKTSALPASVPTPSRPLTRLYVLSLTAIATLAIVGQVLVQKQLDRQSTDLKIIQTAQNRQTLCQQLLKNAIAIPLLRDPDRRQERLTELQQVLTQWQTSKDALRQDLQSMVSPADFAEVDAMLKKLDPSSQAMVEAAQMILSTFQARPNTVPSAPRDRRLAPNRLSPSGTLANPEELVAGPRLLQAEQEFTRINSEIIRWYSHKAKDGVTHLKILEFGLLGVTLVVLVLEGILIFRPAVRKLEETMTALRQALRQVTQEQEKSEKLLLNILPEPIADRLKREPQAIADGFAEATVLFADIVGFTELSSRLSPQDLVAQLNEIFSQFDRLAEQYGLEKIKTIGDAYMVVGGLPEPRSDHAVAIAEMAIAMQTALATINRNRGESLSIRVGINSGPVVAGVIGLKKFIYDLWGDTVNVASRMESHGQPGSIHVSDATYQQLKHLYEFEERGVIPIKGKGEMRTYWLKGKLQMMVNSVKS, encoded by the coding sequence ATGAAGACTTCTGCGCTCCCAGCCTCGGTTCCCACACCGAGTCGTCCCCTCACCCGTTTGTATGTGTTGTCGCTAACGGCCATTGCGACTCTGGCGATCGTTGGACAAGTCCTAGTTCAGAAACAGTTAGATCGACAATCAACGGATCTCAAAATTATTCAAACTGCGCAAAATCGGCAGACCCTGTGTCAACAACTGCTGAAGAATGCCATTGCCATTCCTCTGCTGCGGGATCCCGATCGACGCCAAGAACGCCTCACGGAACTCCAGCAAGTTCTGACCCAATGGCAAACGAGTAAAGATGCACTCCGGCAGGATTTGCAGTCTATGGTGTCGCCAGCGGACTTTGCAGAGGTGGATGCCATGCTCAAGAAGCTGGATCCCAGCTCCCAAGCCATGGTGGAAGCCGCGCAAATGATCTTGTCCACCTTTCAAGCTCGCCCCAACACGGTTCCATCGGCCCCCCGAGATCGTCGGCTAGCCCCGAATCGCTTGTCGCCCTCTGGGACTCTGGCAAATCCGGAGGAGTTGGTTGCAGGCCCCCGTTTGCTGCAAGCAGAACAGGAATTCACCCGGATCAATAGCGAGATTATTCGTTGGTATAGTCACAAGGCGAAGGATGGTGTCACCCACCTCAAAATTTTGGAATTTGGCTTGTTGGGAGTGACACTGGTTGTGCTGGTGTTGGAAGGGATTTTGATTTTTCGGCCTGCGGTGCGCAAGCTGGAAGAGACAATGACCGCCCTCCGGCAAGCGCTCCGACAAGTGACTCAAGAACAGGAAAAATCGGAAAAGTTATTGCTCAATATTCTGCCGGAGCCGATCGCCGATCGCTTAAAACGCGAACCCCAAGCCATCGCCGATGGATTTGCAGAAGCTACGGTGTTATTTGCCGATATTGTGGGCTTTACGGAGTTGTCCAGTCGATTGTCCCCCCAGGATTTGGTCGCACAGTTGAATGAAATTTTTTCCCAGTTCGATCGACTAGCGGAACAGTACGGACTGGAAAAGATTAAAACGATCGGGGATGCCTATATGGTTGTGGGCGGATTGCCGGAGCCCCGGAGTGATCATGCCGTGGCAATTGCAGAAATGGCGATCGCCATGCAGACTGCATTAGCAACCATCAATCGGAACCGAGGGGAATCCCTGAGTATCCGTGTGGGAATTAACAGCGGCCCCGTTGTGGCGGGCGTGATTGGCTTGAAGAAGTTTATCTATGATCTCTGGGGCGATACGGTAAATGTGGCCAGCCGGATGGAATCCCATGGCCAGCCGGGAAGTATTCATGTTAGCGATGCTACATACCAACAACTTAAACATCTCTACGAATTTGAGGAGCGCGGAGTTATCCCCATCAAAGGAAAGGGAGAAATGCGCACCTACTGGCTGAAAGGCAAACTACAAATGATGGTTAACAGCGTTAAATCATGA
- a CDS encoding DUF6765 family protein, giving the protein MQIDFHHGVTYVLARLAGFDDRSANIIAHSAQYVDDATNSGVLRFDSGALFSRISSAHKMLDYRNFQELANHFVWIPFHFLPGNGGLPAGQDPSDHFIDKLICRPNSAVAQDMVRECIRERDHAYGLHRLGITLHVYADTWAHQGFAGVNHRVNEAKDITGSDGKPDRRLLDRLANYFISEALPLGHGAVLSNPDKPFLQWGYTNGRGERITRNNPRDYLEAADAMCRVMQRYCLGNPDAEVSGLPQADRQLIQEMIQNIRDDNGMTRHQKWVAAIQAGKFSFGAANVQYVAKGQGSWKFQAVGTVRESDSENDVFSYSPTFLTSNWKLFHDALQAHRLFVIHDLLPHYGICAA; this is encoded by the coding sequence ATGCAAATCGATTTCCACCATGGCGTAACTTACGTCCTAGCACGCTTAGCTGGCTTCGACGATCGATCGGCCAACATCATTGCCCATAGTGCTCAGTACGTAGATGATGCAACCAACTCCGGAGTCCTTCGATTTGATAGCGGAGCCTTGTTCAGCCGGATTAGCTCGGCCCACAAAATGCTGGATTACCGGAATTTTCAGGAGTTAGCCAACCATTTCGTTTGGATTCCCTTCCACTTTTTACCCGGTAACGGTGGACTACCCGCAGGACAAGATCCCTCGGATCACTTTATTGACAAACTGATTTGTCGTCCCAACAGCGCCGTTGCCCAGGATATGGTGCGGGAATGCATTCGAGAACGGGATCATGCCTATGGGTTGCACCGTTTAGGCATCACCCTGCATGTCTATGCTGATACCTGGGCTCACCAAGGGTTTGCAGGGGTGAACCATCGCGTAAATGAAGCAAAAGACATTACAGGCTCTGATGGAAAGCCCGATCGCCGCTTGCTCGATCGTCTAGCCAATTACTTCATTAGTGAAGCCTTGCCCTTGGGGCATGGGGCAGTACTCAGTAACCCTGATAAACCCTTTTTACAATGGGGGTACACCAATGGACGCGGCGAACGAATTACTCGAAATAACCCCCGGGATTACCTAGAAGCCGCTGATGCCATGTGTCGAGTCATGCAACGCTATTGCTTAGGCAACCCCGATGCAGAGGTTTCAGGATTACCTCAAGCCGATCGCCAGTTAATTCAAGAGATGATTCAGAACATCCGAGATGATAATGGGATGACCCGTCATCAAAAATGGGTAGCTGCGATCCAAGCAGGGAAATTTAGTTTTGGAGCAGCCAATGTGCAATACGTAGCAAAAGGTCAGGGTTCCTGGAAGTTTCAAGCTGTGGGAACTGTGCGTGAGTCCGATAGTGAAAATGATGTTTTTTCCTATTCACCCACATTTCTCACCAGCAATTGGAAACTATTCCATGATGCGTTACAAGCTCATCGCTTATTTGTCATCCATGATTTACTGCCGCACTATGGAATTTGTGCAGCATAG
- a CDS encoding Dps family protein gives MATKSTLRAINIGLTDSEREGVINLLNVALSDGYLLLIKTKKYHWDVVGPQFLTLHQLWEEQYQMLSESIDEYAERVRMLGGYPVGTAAGFLQYTTLTEDAGDILSATDMVARLVADHEQIIRNLRSAVDQCSDDFHDEGTTDFLTGKMEAHEAMAWMLRSFIEGEAVKPNGQIPSANAVAIPAGV, from the coding sequence ATGGCTACTAAATCAACGCTTCGCGCAATTAACATTGGTCTAACCGATAGTGAGCGTGAAGGTGTCATTAACCTACTCAATGTTGCCCTTTCTGATGGCTATTTGCTTCTCATCAAGACTAAAAAATATCACTGGGATGTGGTTGGCCCCCAATTTTTAACGTTGCACCAGCTCTGGGAAGAACAGTATCAAATGCTTTCAGAAAGCATTGACGAATATGCTGAACGAGTGCGGATGCTGGGGGGATACCCAGTAGGAACTGCGGCAGGATTTCTGCAATATACCACGCTTACCGAAGATGCGGGAGATATTCTGAGTGCAACGGATATGGTGGCTCGACTGGTCGCCGACCACGAACAGATCATTCGCAATCTCCGATCTGCGGTTGATCAATGTTCCGATGACTTCCATGATGAAGGAACCACTGATTTCCTCACGGGCAAAATGGAAGCCCACGAAGCCATGGCTTGGATGTTGCGATCGTTCATTGAAGGGGAAGCCGTGAAGCCCAACGGTCAAATTCCGAGTGCCAATGCTGTTGCGATTCCGGCGGGCGTCTAA
- a CDS encoding ChaB family protein — MTMTATNQNSATLPPSTRDRMISAVFENQTKVQEVVQRLIDRGIPAEDISVMGRNFESTTRVAGFITKRDVILGGLKQGAIFGSLFGSVLSLLTGVGVLFIPFVGPVVAAGPIGAALIGAASGALAGSAGAGLASLLVTLGMPEDKAAVYQTLVSAGEFLVMAEVPESRTGEYQLLMESAGGKEVHTIDQVLPRPCPGRCGSPDDLTPDVRSHLSPDAQTMFIEQYNAAIDAGKESPLAEQMAWETIRQKFVENEEGVWSKPAA, encoded by the coding sequence ATGACAATGACTGCAACGAATCAAAACTCTGCAACCCTGCCCCCCTCAACCCGCGATCGGATGATCTCTGCGGTGTTTGAAAACCAAACCAAGGTTCAAGAAGTTGTCCAACGATTGATCGATCGGGGCATTCCCGCAGAGGACATTTCCGTCATGGGGCGGAATTTTGAATCCACGACCCGAGTGGCTGGATTTATTACGAAGCGCGATGTGATTTTAGGGGGTTTGAAGCAAGGCGCAATTTTTGGTTCACTCTTTGGATCTGTCCTCAGTTTGCTGACGGGCGTTGGCGTTCTGTTTATTCCCTTTGTTGGCCCCGTGGTGGCCGCAGGGCCGATCGGTGCAGCACTGATTGGAGCAGCATCCGGTGCCTTGGCCGGGAGTGCAGGAGCAGGTCTGGCCTCGCTGTTGGTCACGCTGGGAATGCCGGAAGATAAGGCTGCTGTTTATCAAACCCTCGTGTCTGCGGGGGAATTTCTGGTGATGGCGGAGGTGCCGGAATCTCGCACAGGAGAATACCAACTGCTGATGGAAAGTGCAGGCGGCAAGGAAGTCCATACGATCGATCAAGTGTTACCCCGTCCCTGTCCTGGCCGCTGTGGCAGTCCTGACGACTTGACGCCGGACGTACGCTCCCACCTATCTCCGGACGCTCAAACCATGTTTATTGAGCAGTACAATGCGGCGATCGATGCGGGTAAAGAGTCTCCCTTGGCAGAACAAATGGCTTGGGAAACCATCCGTCAGAAGTTTGTCGAAAATGAAGAAGGTGTCTGGTCTAAGCCTGCGGCATAA
- a CDS encoding CHAT domain-containing tetratricopeptide repeat protein, producing MGKVGWVNVGLVGLLMVAQIGMMEGAIAQQNTNVEKGRSGNNYLSIDSKIDEKSDKTDNGKRFNIHTFEAKAGQKITIEVTSPDFAPSVVVMNSEKQEVASDWGYRNFKLPVFLEIPRDGLYIVVIVVKPGSPLGNYQLISRSSTQTDFELAEAEQLNQQVLQLRSEGKYQTGVPLAEKALQIRQRILGDRHPAVATSLNNLAGLYQSQGRYDKAEPLYLQALELLKSLLGDRHPAVATSLNNLAALYRNQGRYDKAEPLYLQAFELRKSLLGEHHPDVASSLNNLAGLYDRQGRYDKAEPLYIQALELFKSLLGERHPAVATSLNNLAALYDSQGRYDKAEPLYIQALELSKSLLGDRHPDVANSLNNLAALYKSQGRYDKAEPLYVQALELFKSLLGERHPSVATSLNNLAALYQSQGRYDKAEPLFIQALELRKSLLGERHPSVATSLNNLAALYQSQGRYDKAEPLFIQALELRKSLLGDRHPDVASSLNNLATLYQSQGRYDNAIALLNQGLTIEETNLSTHLAFGAEDQKQDYIAQLSGTTDGAISLHLQAQPTNPQAAQLALTTLFRRKGRILDATSLSLASLRQNLTPENQTLLNQLADRTSQLAALPYSPLLRTDPTTYRQQLQTLTQQVSDLQADLARRSATYRQQTQPITLDAIQQQIPPNTTLLEITRYKPFNPKAKESEQVGKPRYAAYLLTRDGTLTAIDLGEAAPIDQLTAEFRDALQRPTTNPTEIARQLDAALMQPIRAKLNPTHKTLLISPDSHLNLIPFAALVDENNRYLVETLNISYLTSGRDLLRLPSPNTKPDSKPSAPLLLANPDYTIASASSSPSPRPTGEGPGVRAAADLRSLSFDPLPGTAEEAKAIAPKLPGVTLLTASQATETALKQTPAPRILHIATHGFFLADLPQPKLDNSRSLFASRSFSEPRAGARPDVPVAIPVARPYNPNDNPLLRSGLALAGANRLNGGNPNSDGILTALEASQLNLRGTELVILSACETALGDVTNGEGVYGLRRAFTLAGAQTQMISLWKVSDEGTKDLMVKYYDRLLAGTGRNQALLDTQRELLNTPQYQHPYYWASFILSGNWQPLPKTP from the coding sequence ATGGGGAAAGTTGGCTGGGTGAATGTGGGGTTGGTGGGGTTATTGATGGTTGCGCAGATTGGGATGATGGAAGGAGCGATCGCGCAGCAGAATACAAACGTGGAGAAAGGTCGATCGGGCAATAACTACTTGTCGATCGATAGCAAGATTGATGAAAAAAGCGACAAAACAGATAACGGAAAAAGATTTAATATTCACACATTTGAAGCGAAAGCTGGGCAGAAAATAACGATCGAAGTAACGAGTCCAGATTTTGCTCCTAGTGTAGTTGTGATGAATTCGGAGAAACAGGAAGTTGCTTCTGATTGGGGATATCGTAATTTTAAGCTGCCAGTCTTTTTAGAGATTCCGCGTGATGGATTGTACATTGTTGTCATTGTGGTTAAACCAGGTAGTCCTTTGGGCAATTACCAACTGATTAGCCGCTCGTCCACACAGACTGACTTTGAATTAGCCGAAGCAGAACAATTAAATCAGCAAGTGCTTCAGCTTCGCAGCGAGGGAAAATATCAGACAGGCGTTCCATTGGCAGAAAAAGCATTACAAATTCGACAGCGGATTCTGGGTGATCGCCATCCCGCTGTTGCCACCAGCCTCAATAATCTGGCCGGACTGTACCAGAGTCAAGGGCGTTACGACAAAGCCGAACCCTTGTATCTTCAAGCCTTGGAACTGCTCAAATCGCTCTTGGGCGATCGCCATCCCGCTGTCGCCACCAGCCTCAATAATCTGGCCGCACTGTACAGGAATCAAGGACGATACGACAAAGCCGAACCCTTGTATCTGCAAGCCTTTGAACTGCGTAAATCGCTCTTGGGTGAACACCATCCCGATGTCGCCTCCAGCCTCAACAATCTGGCCGGACTGTACGATCGTCAAGGGCGTTACGACAAAGCCGAACCCTTGTATATTCAAGCCTTGGAACTGTTCAAATCGCTCTTGGGTGAACGCCATCCCGCTGTCGCCACCAGCCTCAATAATCTGGCCGCACTGTACGACAGTCAAGGACGTTACGACAAAGCCGAACCCTTGTATATTCAAGCCTTGGAACTGAGCAAATCACTCTTGGGTGACCGCCATCCCGATGTCGCCAACAGCCTCAATAATCTGGCCGCACTGTACAAGAGTCAAGGGCGTTACGACAAAGCCGAACCCTTGTATGTTCAAGCCTTGGAACTGTTCAAATCGCTCTTGGGTGAACGCCATCCCTCTGTCGCCACCAGCCTCAATAATCTGGCCGCACTGTACCAGAGTCAAGGGCGATACGACAAAGCCGAACCCTTGTTTATTCAAGCCTTGGAACTGCGCAAATCGCTCTTGGGTGAACGCCATCCCTCTGTCGCCACCAGCCTCAATAATCTGGCCGCACTGTACCAGAGTCAAGGGCGATACGACAAAGCAGAACCCTTGTTTATTCAAGCCTTGGAACTGCGCAAATCGCTCCTGGGCGATCGCCATCCTGATGTCGCCTCCAGCCTCAATAATCTGGCCACACTGTACCAGAGTCAAGGCCGTTACGATAACGCAATCGCCCTCCTAAACCAAGGACTGACCATCGAAGAAACCAACCTCTCCACCCACCTCGCCTTCGGGGCCGAAGACCAAAAACAGGACTACATTGCTCAATTAAGCGGCACAACGGATGGGGCAATTTCTCTGCACCTGCAAGCCCAACCCACCAACCCCCAAGCCGCCCAACTCGCCCTCACCACCCTCTTCCGTCGCAAAGGCCGCATCCTCGATGCTACCAGCCTCAGCCTCGCCAGCCTGCGCCAAAACCTCACCCCCGAAAACCAAACCCTCCTCAACCAACTCGCCGATCGTACCAGCCAACTCGCCGCCCTGCCCTACAGCCCCCTCCTCCGCACCGACCCCACCACCTACCGCCAACAACTCCAAACCCTGACCCAGCAAGTCTCCGACCTGCAAGCCGACCTCGCCCGTCGCAGCGCCACCTACCGCCAACAAACCCAACCCATCACCCTCGACGCCATCCAACAACAAATCCCCCCCAACACCACCCTGCTCGAAATCACCCGCTATAAACCCTTCAACCCCAAAGCCAAAGAGTCCGAACAAGTGGGCAAACCCCGCTATGCCGCCTACCTACTGACCCGCGACGGCACCCTTACCGCGATCGACCTGGGTGAAGCCGCCCCGATCGACCAACTCACCGCCGAATTTCGCGACGCCCTGCAACGCCCCACCACCAACCCCACCGAGATCGCCCGCCAACTCGATGCCGCCCTAATGCAACCCATCCGCGCCAAACTCAACCCCACCCACAAAACCCTACTCATCTCCCCCGACAGCCACCTCAACCTCATCCCCTTCGCCGCCCTCGTCGATGAAAATAACCGCTACCTCGTCGAAACCCTGAATATCTCCTACCTCACCTCCGGGCGCGACCTCCTCCGCCTGCCCTCCCCCAACACCAAACCCGACAGCAAACCCTCAGCCCCCCTCCTCCTCGCCAACCCCGACTACACGATCGCCTCAGCCTCCTCTTCTCCTTCCCCTCGCCCCACGGGAGAGGGGCCAGGGGTGAGGGCCGCCGCCGACCTGCGCAGCCTCAGCTTCGACCCCCTCCCCGGCACCGCTGAAGAAGCCAAAGCGATCGCGCCCAAACTCCCCGGCGTCACCCTCCTGACCGCCTCCCAAGCCACCGAAACCGCCCTTAAACAAACACCAGCCCCCCGCATCCTCCACATCGCCACCCACGGTTTCTTCCTCGCCGACCTGCCCCAACCCAAGCTCGACAACAGTCGTAGCCTCTTCGCCAGCCGCAGCTTCTCCGAGCCCCGTGCAGGGGCCAGACCCGATGTCCCCGTCGCCATACCCGTCGCCCGTCCCTACAACCCCAACGACAACCCCCTCCTACGATCGGGCCTCGCCCTCGCCGGAGCCAATCGCCTCAACGGGGGCAACCCCAACAGCGACGGCATCCTCACCGCCCTAGAAGCCTCCCAACTCAACCTGCGCGGCACCGAACTCGTCATCCTCTCCGCCTGCGAAACCGCCCTAGGCGATGTTACCAATGGCGAAGGCGTCTACGGTCTGCGCCGCGCCTTCACCCTCGCAGGTGCGCAAACCCAAATGATTAGCCTCTGGAAAGTCAGCGACGAAGGCACCAAAGATTTAATGGTGAAATACTACGATCGTCTACTCGCTGGCACAGGCCGCAACCAAGCCCTCCTAGACACCCAGCGGGAACTCCTCAACACCCCGCAATATCAACATCCCTACTACTGGGCTTCCTTCATCCTCTCCGGCAACTGGCAACCCCTCCCAAAAACACCATAG
- a CDS encoding Uma2 family endonuclease — MSVITKPMTLEEYLNYDDGSETRYELVNGELVTMPPESRLNIQIAIFLLAQLIKLGIPANQIAMKTQIAVSGARATAREPDLIILSEESAIALEGATQSLITHDMPSPLLVVEVVSPKQENRDYRYKRTEYAGRRIPEYWIIDPIAQKVTILEWVEGLYEEKVYEGEQAIETTLFPTLNLTAKQLLTAGETTPHT; from the coding sequence ATGAGTGTCATCACAAAGCCTATGACCCTAGAGGAGTACCTCAACTATGACGACGGTAGCGAGACGCGCTACGAATTGGTTAACGGGGAATTAGTCACTATGCCACCTGAAAGTCGCCTGAATATCCAAATCGCTATCTTTTTGCTGGCTCAATTGATTAAACTCGGGATTCCCGCCAACCAAATCGCCATGAAAACGCAAATTGCTGTGAGCGGCGCACGCGCAACTGCACGGGAACCCGATTTGATCATCCTCTCAGAGGAATCAGCGATCGCCTTAGAAGGAGCCACGCAATCCCTCATCACCCACGATATGCCTTCCCCGCTGTTGGTTGTGGAAGTGGTGAGTCCGAAGCAAGAAAATCGGGATTATCGCTATAAACGTACAGAATATGCGGGACGACGCATTCCTGAATACTGGATTATCGATCCGATCGCGCAAAAAGTAACGATTTTGGAGTGGGTGGAAGGGTTGTATGAGGAAAAGGTTTATGAAGGAGAACAAGCGATCGAGACTACGCTATTTCCAACGCTAAACCTGACGGCAAAACAACTACTGACCGCTGGTGAAACAACACCGCATACTTAA
- a CDS encoding BrnT family toxin, whose protein sequence is MDELEFEWNPLKAEANERKHGVSFEEAESVFYDEYARLIPDPDHSIGEERFILLGVSEISRLLTVVHLYKGSDRMIRIISARPATKQERHQYEEFLP, encoded by the coding sequence ATGGATGAGCTAGAATTCGAGTGGAACCCGCTCAAAGCCGAAGCAAACGAACGCAAGCATGGTGTTTCATTTGAAGAAGCTGAAAGCGTTTTCTACGACGAATATGCTCGCTTGATCCCAGACCCAGACCATTCGATCGGAGAAGAAAGATTCATACTCTTGGGCGTGAGCGAAATTTCTCGTTTATTGACCGTTGTGCATTTGTACAAAGGTAGCGATCGAATGATTCGGATTATTTCTGCACGTCCAGCAACAAAACAGGAAAGACATCAATACGAGGAGTTTTTGCCATGA
- a CDS encoding BrnA antitoxin family protein, producing the protein MRDEYDFSQSVPNPYTQSLKKQITIRLEEDVINYFKTLASETGIPYQTLINLYLQDCAKSQRKPSLEWV; encoded by the coding sequence ATGAGAGATGAGTATGATTTTTCTCAATCGGTGCCAAACCCCTATACCCAAAGCCTAAAAAAGCAGATCACCATTCGTCTGGAAGAAGATGTGATCAATTACTTTAAGACCCTAGCCAGCGAGACAGGAATTCCCTATCAAACGCTCATTAATCTATATTTACAGGACTGTGCAAAATCTCAGCGAAAACCATCATTAGAATGGGTCTAA